The Erythrobacter sp. HL-111 DNA segment GCGGCCAAGATGGAAGGAACCATCGTTCCCCGCTGAATTTCACTCTCGCCGAATGGCAACAAGCCCGGCGCGCCGGGAAAAGCGCTGCCGATATCAAGGCCACCTTCCAGGAATGCTGGAACGGCGCGAAAGACGTTACCGCCTTCAAGCGCCAGCTCGAAGAGCGCGGCTATTATCTGGCGCAAGGCGATCGCCGGGGCTTCGTAGCGGTCGATGTCCAGGGCGAAGTCTATGCGATCCCGCGCATGATCGGCCAGAAAACCAAGGCCGTAAAAGAGCGCCTGGGCGATCCGTCAACCCTGCCGTCGGTCGATGAGACCAAGGCGCGTGTCGCAGAGCTGATGGAAAAGGTCCTCAAGCGTCACATCACGACGCTCGATAAAGAAAGCGCACAGCGCCTGAACCCGATCCGCGCGAAAAGGCGCGCTATGCGCGCCGATCATAAGGCTGAGCGCGCGGGCGCTCGATCAGCGTCAGGCGGAACGCTGGGTGGTCGAATCCAAAGCCCGCCAGGCGCGCTTCTCCAAGGGCCTGAAAGGCGTGTGGGACTGCTGCGCGGCAAGCATAGCGCCGTGCGCAAGCGCAATGAGGCCGAAGTCGCCTTCAAGCGCGAGCGCGATGCGAAAGAGCGCCAGGACCTGATCACCCGGCAATTGGCCGAACGGCGCGCTCTGCAAGCCAATGTCCGAAACGAGCGGCAACGCCATGCGAGCGAGCTGGCGCTTCTCTATCGCGACCTCGCGAAAACGCGGGCGCTGTCCGACGCCCTCGAAAAACCCTCCGCGCGGACGCGGGCGGCCCTGGATCGCGCCAAGCCGGACCGCACGCGCAACCGCTCCACGCAATCCGGTGGCCGCTCCCGCGACCGCACCCTCGAACCTTAGAGATGAAGGACTGGTACTATGTTTGGTAGAAATGAGATCGCAGGCGATGTCCTGATGGCCCCGCGCGGGTTTAGCCCGGATTATTCACCGGCAGTGGTCTGACGGGTTGGCGGGAGTGGCGTAAGCATTTGCATTGTTGTAGGAATGTGGTTGCTTAAGCCAGACCTGCAACGGGGCAAAATATGCCACAGACCACACCCGCCGGATGCGATGATAGCGCGTCCGTATTTTCGTTTCCAGCAGTGCGCGGCAAGAAGGTCACAGCTGCGTTTGACGGCGGCAGGCTGACTCGGATGGCGGGGTCCTGGTGCTGGCTCAGGCCGAGCGCATGATGGGGCTCTGCCAGCGGCTTGCGGCGTGTATTGCCGATCCGCGCGATCCTGCTCGGGTGGTTCATCGGCTTGAAGATATCCTGCGCGCGCGGATGTTCGCGATCG contains these protein-coding regions:
- a CDS encoding relaxase/mobilization nuclease domain-containing protein translates to MIIKASQRGGGRALASHLMNERDNEHVELHKVRGFVSDDLHGAFLEAEAAAKGTKCKQHFFSVSLSPPETENVRPEVFELAARRIEKEMGLERQPMALVFHEKEGRRHAHAVWSRIDTENMRAINLPHFKRKLNEISRGLFLEHGWNLPDGYKRGQDGRNHRSPLNFTLAEWQQARRAGKSAADIKATFQECWNGAKDVTAFKRQLEERGYYLAQGDRRGFVAVDVQGEVYAIPRMIGQKTKAVKERLGDPSTLPSVDETKARVAELMEKVLKRHITTLDKESAQRLNPIRAKRRAMRADHKAERAGARSASGGTLGGRIQSPPGALLQGPERRVGLLRGKHSAVRKRNEAEVAFKRERDAKERQDLITRQLAERRALQANVRNERQRHASELALLYRDLAKTRALSDALEKPSARTRAALDRAKPDRTRNRSTQSGGRSRDRTLEP